The following are encoded together in the Bacillus cereus group sp. RP43 genome:
- a CDS encoding amidohydrolase family protein has translation MKADVVLINGEVITVDQKNTVAEAVAIKDNRIVVVGSNQEVKSFIGEKTDVIDLQGKTLLPGFIDSHLHLISYGQNQLAISCKAEHIDSIEALLDDLKKKALETPKGEWIRAWGFNETAVKEKRYPTITELDEVSVEHPIMITRTCHHISVVNSKALEIARINENTPNTSGGVIEKDQAGKLTGRLIEAANMRMSEVASYKESEMMKAVKIASDHFVAAGITSIHDAGGDGPESFRLLQQAVKSRDICVRIYAMICQINNSHEFVNKMVEAGVVTGTGDERFKVGPAKLFTDGSSTGPTIATREPYSSDSNNNGILYYSEEEIYQVLGEAHKKGYQITVHAQGDKAIEMYLNCVERALEESPRKNHRHRIEHAGISSPDLQERMKNLEIVPIPNPPFPYEFGEIYARHYGERVNHMYAARDFIDRGIIAAGSSDAPVTDYNPLLGIHVAVNRKSKSGMEIGANQSISVMEAIKLYTWNGAYASFEEEIKGSIEVGKLADLVILNDSILNVNPDQIKDLKVETTIIDGEIIYQEKQSVKI, from the coding sequence ATGAAAGCTGATGTTGTCTTGATAAATGGAGAAGTTATTACAGTAGACCAAAAGAATACAGTGGCCGAGGCTGTAGCAATAAAAGATAATCGTATCGTAGTTGTTGGTTCGAATCAGGAGGTTAAGAGTTTTATAGGAGAAAAAACGGATGTAATTGACCTGCAAGGAAAAACGCTTCTTCCTGGATTCATTGATTCCCATCTTCATCTCATTTCTTATGGGCAAAATCAGTTGGCTATCAGTTGTAAAGCTGAACATATTGATTCTATCGAGGCTTTGTTAGATGATCTGAAAAAGAAGGCATTAGAAACGCCAAAAGGTGAATGGATACGTGCTTGGGGATTTAATGAAACCGCTGTGAAGGAAAAGCGTTATCCAACAATTACTGAGCTGGATGAAGTTTCAGTTGAACATCCTATTATGATAACCCGTACTTGTCACCATATAAGCGTAGTGAACAGCAAAGCATTAGAAATTGCGCGAATTAACGAGAACACACCGAACACGAGTGGGGGAGTTATTGAAAAGGATCAGGCAGGAAAGCTTACAGGAAGGTTAATTGAAGCAGCAAATATGAGGATGAGTGAGGTTGCAAGTTATAAAGAAAGTGAAATGATGAAGGCAGTAAAAATTGCATCAGATCATTTCGTTGCAGCAGGCATAACAAGTATACATGACGCAGGTGGAGATGGACCTGAGAGTTTTCGTTTACTACAACAAGCTGTGAAGAGTAGGGATATTTGTGTCAGAATATATGCAATGATATGTCAAATAAATAACTCCCATGAATTTGTTAATAAAATGGTCGAAGCTGGTGTGGTAACTGGTACCGGAGATGAGAGATTTAAAGTTGGACCAGCTAAATTGTTTACAGATGGAAGCAGCACTGGGCCTACAATTGCAACCCGTGAACCGTACTCTAGTGACTCTAACAATAATGGCATTCTTTATTATAGTGAGGAAGAAATCTATCAAGTTTTAGGTGAAGCACATAAAAAAGGCTATCAAATCACTGTACATGCACAAGGTGATAAAGCTATTGAAATGTATTTAAATTGTGTAGAAAGGGCGCTAGAGGAATCACCAAGAAAAAATCATCGTCATCGGATTGAGCACGCGGGAATTTCTTCACCAGATTTACAAGAGAGAATGAAAAACCTCGAGATAGTTCCAATTCCGAATCCTCCATTTCCATATGAATTTGGAGAGATATATGCACGGCACTATGGTGAGCGTGTTAACCACATGTACGCTGCTCGTGATTTTATTGATCGTGGCATCATTGCAGCAGGTAGTTCGGACGCGCCAGTTACTGACTATAATCCTTTATTAGGAATTCATGTTGCTGTTAATAGAAAAAGTAAGTCTGGGATGGAGATTGGTGCGAATCAATCTATAAGCGTAATGGAAGCTATTAAACTATACACATGGAATGGCGCTTATGCGAGTTTTGAAGAAGAGATAAAAGGAAGTATAGAGGTCGGTAAGTTAGCGGATTTAGTTATATTAAATGACAGCATTTTAAATGTCAATCCAGACCAAATTAAAGATTTAAAAGTAGAAACAACTATTATTGATGGAGAAATTATCTATCAAGAAAAACAATCAGTGAAAATTTAG
- a CDS encoding Bcr/CflA family efflux MFS transporter: protein MKKVSVPSLLLMIILVAFPQISETIYTPSLPDISKALHVSNNEVQLTLSVYFAGFALGVFFIGWLSDIIGRRPAMLFGIVVYGAGSFLCYIANSIEFLLFSRFIQAFGASAGSVVTQTILRESVEGHKRHVMFAQISAVIAFTPAIGPLIGGFLDQMFGFKMVFLSLVVMSVGIFLYTFVSLPETKTDSVTNKINVFSVLKRLITNPKVVTYGLLIGGANGVLFSYYAEAPFIFIEYFQLSPSMYGFLGIVVASASIIGAKVSKRLLPIYKPEKIIYIGCIVMTVGAVILSVITFVGSNPNVIYMIGFLVAMFILLLGIGVALPNCLSLALVNFQDVIGTAGALFSLGYYVVVTMTIWGMSQLHTGSLIVMPLYFLIIVVIMTVFTKLFIFNKQVKKIV from the coding sequence ATGAAAAAAGTCTCAGTACCATCCCTTTTGTTAATGATAATTCTTGTGGCATTTCCGCAAATTAGTGAAACGATTTACACACCGTCTTTACCTGACATTTCAAAGGCGTTGCACGTAAGTAATAATGAGGTGCAGTTAACACTTAGTGTTTATTTTGCTGGATTTGCTTTAGGTGTATTTTTTATTGGATGGTTATCAGATATAATTGGTCGTCGCCCAGCAATGTTATTTGGAATTGTAGTATATGGCGCTGGAAGTTTCTTATGCTATATTGCCAATTCTATTGAATTTTTATTGTTTAGTCGTTTTATTCAAGCATTTGGAGCAAGTGCTGGTTCAGTTGTGACACAAACGATTCTTCGTGAAAGTGTAGAGGGGCATAAACGTCATGTTATGTTCGCTCAAATTTCGGCAGTCATTGCTTTTACACCAGCGATAGGTCCGCTAATTGGAGGCTTTCTGGATCAAATGTTTGGATTTAAAATGGTATTTTTAAGTTTAGTAGTTATGAGTGTCGGGATTTTTCTGTATACTTTTGTTTCTCTTCCGGAAACAAAAACGGACTCAGTAACGAATAAAATAAATGTCTTTTCAGTGTTAAAAAGATTAATTACAAATCCGAAAGTAGTAACATACGGTCTATTAATTGGAGGAGCGAATGGTGTTTTATTTAGCTACTACGCAGAAGCGCCGTTTATCTTTATTGAATACTTTCAGCTATCACCTAGTATGTACGGATTTCTAGGAATTGTAGTTGCGTCTGCTTCTATTATTGGAGCGAAAGTTTCAAAACGGTTACTGCCTATTTATAAACCGGAGAAAATCATATATATAGGTTGTATTGTAATGACAGTGGGAGCAGTCATTTTATCTGTTATTACGTTTGTTGGATCAAATCCAAACGTAATATATATGATTGGATTTTTAGTAGCGATGTTTATATTGCTATTAGGAATTGGGGTAGCGTTACCGAATTGTCTTAGCTTAGCGTTAGTAAATTTTCAAGATGTCATTGGTACTGCGGGAGCATTGTTTAGCTTAGGGTACTATGTAGTAGTAACGATGACAATTTGGGGAATGAGTCAGCTTCATACAGGTTCGTTAATAGTGATGCCACTTTATTTTCTCATTATTGTAGTCATAATGACAGTGTTCACCAAGTTGTTTATTTTTAATAAGCAGGTTAAAAAAATAGTTTAA
- a CDS encoding amino acid permease, which translates to MANKELKRGLEARHIQMIALGGTIGVGLFMGSASTIKWTGPSVMLAYAIAGVFIFFIMRAMGEMLYMEPSTGSFATFGHKYIHPLAGYMTAWSNWFQWVIVGMSEIIAVGAYMKYWFPDLPAWIPGIIAMVILGAANLISVKSFGEFEFWFAMIKIVTILLMIIAGFGLIFFGIGNGGEAIGISNLWANGGFFTGGFSGFFFALSLVVGAYQGVELIGITAGEAKDPKKTLTRAIQSTIWRILIFYIGAIFVIVTVYPWDQLSSIGSPFVATFAKVGITAAAGLINFVVITAAMSGCNSGIYSAGRMLYTLGVNGQAPKYFTKISNNGVPLFGTVGVIIGLAVGVVLSYIAPKNLFVYVYSASVLPGMVPWFVILISQIRFRKEKGAEMKDHPFKMPFAPVTNYLTIAFLMMVLIGMWFNDDTRISLIVGIVFLAIVTISFYAFGIGKRAPLDVQNDQEISSK; encoded by the coding sequence GTGGCAAACAAAGAATTGAAACGAGGTTTAGAAGCACGTCATATTCAAATGATTGCTTTAGGTGGAACAATTGGTGTTGGTTTGTTTATGGGGTCAGCCAGCACGATTAAATGGACAGGTCCGTCAGTAATGCTTGCATATGCAATCGCAGGTGTTTTCATCTTCTTCATTATGCGTGCCATGGGAGAAATGTTGTATATGGAGCCAAGCACAGGTTCATTTGCGACATTTGGTCACAAGTATATTCATCCGTTAGCTGGTTATATGACAGCGTGGAGTAACTGGTTCCAGTGGGTTATCGTTGGGATGTCAGAGATTATCGCAGTTGGAGCGTATATGAAATATTGGTTCCCGGATTTACCAGCTTGGATACCAGGTATTATCGCGATGGTTATTCTTGGTGCGGCTAACTTAATTTCGGTTAAGTCGTTTGGTGAATTTGAATTTTGGTTTGCAATGATTAAAATCGTTACGATTTTATTAATGATTATTGCCGGATTCGGTCTCATTTTCTTCGGAATTGGGAACGGAGGAGAAGCAATCGGTATATCTAATCTTTGGGCAAACGGCGGTTTCTTCACAGGTGGTTTTTCAGGATTCTTCTTTGCGCTATCACTTGTAGTTGGGGCATATCAAGGTGTGGAATTAATCGGGATTACTGCTGGTGAAGCGAAAGATCCGAAGAAGACACTTACTAGAGCAATTCAAAGTACAATTTGGCGTATTCTAATTTTCTATATTGGTGCTATTTTCGTTATTGTAACTGTTTATCCTTGGGATCAATTAAGTTCAATTGGTAGTCCGTTCGTAGCAACTTTTGCGAAGGTTGGTATTACGGCAGCTGCAGGACTTATTAACTTCGTTGTTATTACAGCGGCGATGTCTGGTTGTAACAGTGGTATTTATAGTGCTGGACGTATGCTTTATACACTAGGTGTAAATGGACAAGCACCGAAATACTTTACGAAGATTTCTAATAATGGTGTACCTTTATTCGGTACAGTTGGTGTAATTATCGGTTTAGCGGTTGGTGTTGTTTTAAGTTATATCGCGCCAAAAAACTTATTCGTATATGTATATAGTGCGAGTGTACTTCCTGGTATGGTGCCATGGTTTGTCATTTTAATTAGTCAAATTCGTTTTAGAAAAGAAAAGGGAGCAGAGATGAAAGATCATCCATTCAAAATGCCATTTGCTCCTGTAACAAACTATTTAACAATTGCCTTTTTAATGATGGTATTAATCGGAATGTGGTTTAACGATGATACTCGTATTTCACTAATTGTAGGTATTGTTTTCTTAGCTATCGTAACAATTAGTTTCTATGCTTTCGGAATAGGAAAGCGAGCTCCGTTAGACGTTCAAAATGATCAAGAGATTTCAAGTAAATAA
- a CDS encoding zinc-binding alcohol dehydrogenase family protein, giving the protein MKAIGLHEYLPIEEENSLIDIEVERPVATGRDILVKINAISVNPVDTKVRSPKDKKEDVAKILGWDASGVVLQTGEGCTLFKEGDEVFYAGSITRQGTYSEYHLVDERIVGKKPKTLSDAESAALPLTAITAWEGLFERLGIDYNKKDENSFKNILIIGGAGGVGSIAIQLAKWAGLNVIATASRNETIHWVEKFGADYIVNHHQPLKDQILEFGLKDVDYIFCLNNTDQHWHAMGDIIKPQGKICSIVENEHPLEMGILKSKSATFVWEFMFTKAMYETGDMSTQHELLNKVSELLDEGILQTTLNDTLTPINAENLKKAHALLESGRTIGKIVLEKF; this is encoded by the coding sequence ATGAAAGCAATTGGTTTACATGAATACTTACCTATTGAAGAAGAAAACAGTTTAATTGATATTGAAGTTGAAAGACCTGTTGCCACAGGAAGGGATATACTTGTTAAAATTAACGCAATTTCCGTTAATCCAGTTGATACAAAAGTTCGATCTCCGAAAGATAAAAAAGAAGATGTAGCGAAAATACTTGGCTGGGATGCTAGTGGTGTAGTTTTACAAACTGGCGAAGGTTGTACGTTATTTAAAGAAGGCGATGAAGTGTTTTACGCTGGAAGCATTACAAGGCAAGGTACATATAGTGAATACCATCTAGTTGATGAAAGAATTGTTGGTAAGAAACCAAAAACGCTAAGTGATGCTGAATCTGCAGCACTTCCTTTAACAGCCATCACAGCATGGGAAGGTTTGTTTGAACGTTTAGGGATTGATTATAATAAGAAAGATGAAAATTCATTTAAAAACATTTTAATTATCGGCGGAGCTGGTGGTGTTGGCTCGATTGCTATTCAGTTAGCTAAATGGGCTGGACTAAACGTAATCGCAACCGCATCCCGCAACGAAACCATACACTGGGTTGAAAAATTCGGTGCCGATTATATAGTTAATCATCACCAACCTTTAAAAGATCAAATATTAGAATTTGGGCTAAAAGATGTAGATTATATCTTCTGCTTAAACAATACTGATCAACATTGGCACGCGATGGGTGACATCATTAAACCACAAGGGAAAATTTGCTCTATCGTAGAAAATGAACACCCTCTTGAGATGGGGATTTTAAAAAGTAAAAGTGCTACATTCGTTTGGGAATTTATGTTTACAAAAGCGATGTATGAAACTGGTGATATGAGTACGCAGCACGAACTATTAAATAAAGTAAGCGAGCTATTAGATGAAGGTATTCTTCAAACAACTTTAAACGATACGTTAACACCAATCAATGCAGAAAACCTTAAAAAAGCACATGCATTGCTTGAAAGTGGACGTACAATTGGGAAGATTGTATTAGAGAAATTTTAA
- the aiiA gene encoding N-acyl homoserine lactonase AiiA, which yields MTVKKLYFVPAGRCMLDHSSVNSTLTPGNLLNLPVWCYLLETEEGPIIVDTGMPESAVNNENLFDGTFVEGQILPKMTEEDRIVNILKRAGYEPEDLLYIISSHLHFDHAGGNGAFTNTPIIVQRAEYEAAQHSEEYMKECILPYLNYKIIEGDYEVVPGVQLLYTPGHTPGHQSLLIETEKSGPVLLTIDASYTKENFEDEVPFAGFDSELALSSIKRLKEIVMKENPIVFFGHDIEQEKSCKVFPEYI from the coding sequence ATGACAGTAAAAAAGCTTTATTTCGTCCCAGCTGGTCGTTGTATGTTAGATCATTCTTCTGTTAATAGTACGCTCACACCGGGGAATTTATTAAACTTACCAGTATGGTGTTATTTATTGGAGACAGAAGAAGGGCCAATTATAGTAGATACAGGTATGCCAGAAAGTGCGGTTAATAATGAAAATTTATTTGACGGTACATTTGTTGAAGGGCAGATTTTACCGAAAATGACTGAAGAAGATAGAATCGTAAATATTTTAAAGCGTGCAGGGTATGAGCCAGAAGACCTTCTGTATATTATTAGTTCTCACTTACATTTTGATCATGCAGGAGGAAATGGTGCTTTTACAAATACACCGATTATTGTGCAGCGTGCTGAATATGAGGCGGCACAACATAGTGAAGAATATATGAAAGAATGTATATTGCCGTATTTAAACTACAAAATCATTGAAGGGGATTATGAAGTCGTACCAGGAGTTCAATTATTGTATACACCAGGACATACTCCGGGGCATCAGTCACTATTAATTGAGACAGAAAAATCCGGTCCTGTGTTATTAACAATTGATGCATCTTATACGAAAGAAAATTTTGAAGATGAAGTGCCGTTCGCTGGATTTGATTCGGAATTAGCTTTATCTTCAATTAAACGTTTAAAAGAAATTGTGATGAAAGAGAACCCGATTGTTTTCTTTGGACATGATATAGAACAGGAAAAGAGCTGTAAAGTGTTCCCTGAATATATATAA